The following coding sequences are from one Hippopotamus amphibius kiboko isolate mHipAmp2 chromosome 9, mHipAmp2.hap2, whole genome shotgun sequence window:
- the DAGLB gene encoding diacylglycerol lipase-beta isoform X6 produces MSKLLYVRLALFLPEMVWASLGAAWIADGVRCDRTVGNGIIATVVVSWIIVVSTVVAIFIVFDPLGGSTAPCPAVGPHHLDSHESSQFLDGLRTAATSVWETRIKFLCCCVGTDDHTRVAFSSTAELFSTYFSDTDLVPSDIAAGLALLHQQQDSIRSSQEPDQVVSRPPGPSQEADLDAELENCHHYMQFAAAAYGWPLYVYRNPFTGLCRIGGDCCRSQTTDYDLVGGDQLNCHFGSILQTTGLQYRDFIHVSFHDKVYELPFLVALDHKKESVVVAVRGTMSLQDILTDLSAESEPLNLECEVQDCWAHKGISQAARYVYRRLINDGILSQAFSIAPEYRLVIVGHSLGAGAAALLAIMLRNPYPQVRCYAFSPPRGLLSKSLYEYSKTFIVSLVLGKDVIPRLSVTNLEDLKRRILRVIAHCNKPKYKILLHGCWYELFGGSPEDLPTELDGGDLTQPLLGEQSLLAHGSPAYSFSSDSPLESPTRYPPLYPPGRIIHLEEEGTSGRFSCYPAARYSVRWSHESEFSRILIGPKMLTDHMPDILMRALDRVVSDRATCISCPAQGGSGVDVA; encoded by the exons ATGTCCAAGCTGCTGTACGTGCGTCTGGCCCTCTTCCTGCCGGAGATGGTCTGGGCGTCCCTGGGGGCCGCCTGGATAGCAGACGGTGTTCGGTGTGACAGGACTGTGGGGAATGGCATCATTGCAACCGTCGTGGTCAG CTGGATCATCGTCGTCTCCACCGTGGTCGCCATCTTCATCGTCTTTGACCCACTGGGGGGGAGCACAGCCCCGTGCCCCGCTGTGGGCCCCCATCACCTGGACAGTCATGAGTCCAGCCAGTTCCTCGACGGCCTCAGGACGGCAGCTACAAGCGTGTGGGAAACGAGAATCAAGTTCCTGTGCTGCTGTGTTGGCACAGACGACCATACTCGAGTTGCTTTTTCGAGTACGGCAGAGCTTTTCTCAACCTACTTTTCA GACACAGACCTGGTGCCCAGTGACATCGCGGCAGGCCTTGCGCTTCTGCATCAGCAACAGGACAGCATCAGGAGCAGCCAGGAGCCCGACCAGGTGGTCAGCCGTCCCCCAGGGCCCTCCCAG GAAGCTGATCTGGATGCAGAATTAGAGAACTGCCACCACTACATGCAGTTTGCGGCAGCTGCCTACGGATGGCCTCTCTACGTTTACAGAAACCCTTTCACGGGGCTGTGCAGGATTGGTGGCGACTG TTGCAGAAGCCAGACGACCGATTATGACTTGGTTGGAGGCGATCAGCTCAACTGTCACTTTGGCTCCATCCTGCAGACGACGGGGCTGCAGTACCGCGATTTCATTCACGTCAGCTTTCACGACAAG GTGTATGAGCTTCCCTTCTTAGTGGCTCTGGACCACAAGAAGGAGTCGGTGGTGGTGGCTGTGAGAGGAACCATGTCTCTGCAG GACATCCTTACGGACCTGTCAGCAGAGAGCGAGCCCCTCAACCTTGAGTGTGAGGTGCAGGACTGCTGGGCACACAAG GGGATTTCTCAAGCTGCCAGATACGTTTACCGACGACTCATCAACGACGGGATTTTGAGCCAAGCCTTCAGCATTGCACCT GAATACCGGCTGGTCATCGTGGGGCACAGCCTGGGGGCAGGCGCCGCGGCCCTCTTGGCCATCATGCTCAGAAACCCATATCCACAGGTCAGGTGCTACGCCTTCTCCCCACCCAGGGGGCTGCTCAG caaaTCCCTTTATGAATACTCTAAGACCTTCATTGTGTCCCTTGTCCTGGGCAAGGATGTGATTCCCAG GTTAAGTGTGACCAACTTGGAAGATTTGAAGAGGAGAATCTTGCGAGTGATTGCTCACTGCAACAAGCCCAAG TACAAGATCCTGCTACACGGGTGCTGGTACGAGCTGTTTGGAGGGAGCCCCGAGGACCTGCCAACGGAGCTGGACGGGGGCGACCTGACACAGCCTCTCCTCGGGGAGCAGAGCCTGCTGGCACACGGGTCCCCAGCCTACAGCTTCTCCAGTGACTCCCCGCTCGAGTCCCCCACCAGGTACCCGCCTCTCTACCCTCCCGGCAGGATCATCCACCTGGAGGAAGAGGGCACTTCGGGGAG gttttCCTGCTATCCTGCTGCTCGGTATAGCGTGAGATGGTCACATGAATCGGAATTCAGCAGAATACTCATCGGCCCAAAGATGCTAACAGACCACATGCCAGACATCCTGATGAGAGCCCTGGACAGAGTGGTGTCTGACAGGGCCACCTGCATTTCCTGTCCGGCCCAGGGAGGCTCTGGTGTTGACGTGGCATAA
- the DAGLB gene encoding diacylglycerol lipase-beta isoform X3 gives MHREKLDCAGGALLSSYLIVLLLLLALIICTVSTIVCVSMKGTICNPGPRKSMSKLLYVRLALFLPEMVWASLGAAWIADGVRCDRTVGNGIIATVVVSWIIVVSTVVAIFIVFDPLGGSTAPCPAVGPHHLDSHESSQFLDGLRTAATSVWETRIKFLCCCVGTDDHTRVAFSSTAELFSTYFSDTDLVPSDIAAGLALLHQQQDSIRSSQEPDQVVSRPPGPSQEADLDAELENCHHYMQFAAAAYGWPLYVYRNPFTGLCRIGGDCCRSQTTDYDLVGGDQLNCHFGSILQTTGLQYRDFIHVSFHDKVYELPFLVALDHKKESVVVAVRGTMSLQDILTDLSAESEPLNLECEVQDCWAHKGISQAARYVYRRLINDGILSQAFSIAPEYRLVIVGHSLGAGAAALLAIMLRNPYPQVRCYAFSPPRGLLSKSLYEYSKTFIVSLVLGKDVIPRLSVTNLEDLKRRILRVIAHCNKPKYKILLHGCWYELFGGSPEDLPTELDGGDLTQPLLGEQSLLAHGSPAYSFSSDSPLESPTRYPPLYPPGRIIHLEEEGTSGRFSCYPAARYSVRWSHESEFSRILIGPKMLTDHMPDILMRALDRVVSDRATCISCPAQGGSGVDVA, from the exons ATGCACAGAGAGAAGCTGGACTGTGCAGGTGGTGCCCTGCTCAGCAGCTACCTCATCGTCCTCCTGCTTCTCCTGGCCCTTATCATATGCACCGTGTCCACCATCGTGTGTGTCAGCATGAAAG GGACCATTTGTAATCCTGGACCACGGAAATCTATGTCCAAGCTGCTGTACGTGCGTCTGGCCCTCTTCCTGCCGGAGATGGTCTGGGCGTCCCTGGGGGCCGCCTGGATAGCAGACGGTGTTCGGTGTGACAGGACTGTGGGGAATGGCATCATTGCAACCGTCGTGGTCAG CTGGATCATCGTCGTCTCCACCGTGGTCGCCATCTTCATCGTCTTTGACCCACTGGGGGGGAGCACAGCCCCGTGCCCCGCTGTGGGCCCCCATCACCTGGACAGTCATGAGTCCAGCCAGTTCCTCGACGGCCTCAGGACGGCAGCTACAAGCGTGTGGGAAACGAGAATCAAGTTCCTGTGCTGCTGTGTTGGCACAGACGACCATACTCGAGTTGCTTTTTCGAGTACGGCAGAGCTTTTCTCAACCTACTTTTCA GACACAGACCTGGTGCCCAGTGACATCGCGGCAGGCCTTGCGCTTCTGCATCAGCAACAGGACAGCATCAGGAGCAGCCAGGAGCCCGACCAGGTGGTCAGCCGTCCCCCAGGGCCCTCCCAG GAAGCTGATCTGGATGCAGAATTAGAGAACTGCCACCACTACATGCAGTTTGCGGCAGCTGCCTACGGATGGCCTCTCTACGTTTACAGAAACCCTTTCACGGGGCTGTGCAGGATTGGTGGCGACTG TTGCAGAAGCCAGACGACCGATTATGACTTGGTTGGAGGCGATCAGCTCAACTGTCACTTTGGCTCCATCCTGCAGACGACGGGGCTGCAGTACCGCGATTTCATTCACGTCAGCTTTCACGACAAG GTGTATGAGCTTCCCTTCTTAGTGGCTCTGGACCACAAGAAGGAGTCGGTGGTGGTGGCTGTGAGAGGAACCATGTCTCTGCAG GACATCCTTACGGACCTGTCAGCAGAGAGCGAGCCCCTCAACCTTGAGTGTGAGGTGCAGGACTGCTGGGCACACAAG GGGATTTCTCAAGCTGCCAGATACGTTTACCGACGACTCATCAACGACGGGATTTTGAGCCAAGCCTTCAGCATTGCACCT GAATACCGGCTGGTCATCGTGGGGCACAGCCTGGGGGCAGGCGCCGCGGCCCTCTTGGCCATCATGCTCAGAAACCCATATCCACAGGTCAGGTGCTACGCCTTCTCCCCACCCAGGGGGCTGCTCAG caaaTCCCTTTATGAATACTCTAAGACCTTCATTGTGTCCCTTGTCCTGGGCAAGGATGTGATTCCCAG GTTAAGTGTGACCAACTTGGAAGATTTGAAGAGGAGAATCTTGCGAGTGATTGCTCACTGCAACAAGCCCAAG TACAAGATCCTGCTACACGGGTGCTGGTACGAGCTGTTTGGAGGGAGCCCCGAGGACCTGCCAACGGAGCTGGACGGGGGCGACCTGACACAGCCTCTCCTCGGGGAGCAGAGCCTGCTGGCACACGGGTCCCCAGCCTACAGCTTCTCCAGTGACTCCCCGCTCGAGTCCCCCACCAGGTACCCGCCTCTCTACCCTCCCGGCAGGATCATCCACCTGGAGGAAGAGGGCACTTCGGGGAG gttttCCTGCTATCCTGCTGCTCGGTATAGCGTGAGATGGTCACATGAATCGGAATTCAGCAGAATACTCATCGGCCCAAAGATGCTAACAGACCACATGCCAGACATCCTGATGAGAGCCCTGGACAGAGTGGTGTCTGACAGGGCCACCTGCATTTCCTGTCCGGCCCAGGGAGGCTCTGGTGTTGACGTGGCATAA